In the Clostridia bacterium genome, ACGCCCATGGTAGTGTTCATGGAGTTGTTTATCACGACGACCTTGTAGGTGTGCAGTCCGACCTTCACGGCCTGCGCGTTCGCGCTTGCGCATACCTGCTCGTGAACGCGGACCGCCATCGCGTCCGCCTCATCGTCGTCGTTGCCGTACTTCGGGCAGTCGAGCAGCGCGCGGCGCAGGTCTTCGTATCCCTCGAAGTTCGCGGCGAGCGCCGCTTTCAGCTCGTCGAGCGTGGCGAGCTTGCGGTCGTAGACGACGGACTTTATCGCCGTTAAGCTGTCGGCGGTATTGATATTGCCGTATGACTCAATCGTGCCGCCGAGCCAGCGGACGCCGCCGGAAAGCAGCGGCTTCCCGCGCTCGACGCAGTCGTCGTAAAGCATGGAGAGATAGAGCAAGCTCGCTTCCTCGCCCGTGACGTCGTATTCGATCTTTTCCTGGAGCGCGAGCGCCTCCATAAGCAGGTCGACGTTCGCGGAATAGGCGGCAAAAAGCGTCTCGAAATCGCTGAATTCGCGTTTCGGGAGTATCTGCTTGCCGCGCCTGATATCGCGCCCGCCGAAGAGCGTCGCTTCAAGTACCTTCAGCAGGTTTATCGTGCCGCTGGGGGTGCCGAGCGAGCAGTGCTCCAGCACGTATTCGCCGCAGCCGAACGGCATATAATGCTCGGCGGTCTCGCGGCTGACGCCGAAGGACTTTTCGACGGCGGGGACGTTGACCTCGTCGGAATAGAGCATGGGGTAGATGTAGCCGTCTGCGAAATTGTCGAACGCCTTTTCCAAAAGCGCGGGATCCTGTCCGTCATAGAAGCGGAGCGTCAGCTGCGGCAGTACCTCGCGGTAGCGGCGGCTCGCCTCGATCGCGAGCAGCGCGACGCGGTCGGCGGCCTTTTCGCGCTTGCGCGCGCGTCCGCCTACGATGACGCGGCCGTCCCATATCCAGCCGCGGAAAACCACGAGCTTGTAGAAACCGATGAGCAGGCGGATTATCTCCTCGTCGTCGAGCCCGTCGGCGAAGGGGGCGAGGATATCGTCCAGCCGCCCATAGTCGAGGTTGCCGGAAATATGCGCGAAAAGCGTGATGAGCTGCAGCGCCTCGTGCATATTCTCGGGCGCGTGCGCGGCGATGCCTTCGCACGAAGCCGCCATTTCGTCCTTGCCCGCCTTGCGCGCGGCTTCGGCGCAGCTTAAGGCGATTTCTGCGAGCAGGTCGAGCGCGCCGAGCATGGAGCCGAAGAAGTCGGCGTCGCCGCCTTTCGCGGCGCGCGCGGAGATCTCCGCCTTCAGCCCGGGAATGCCGAGCGTGACGAGTTTTTCGTAGTCGGGAAACGTGCCGCCGATGCGGTAGAGCAGGGAAGCGGCGTCCTCGTAGTCCGCCATAGGCGGCAGCAGTGAGGTTATCTTTTCCGGATATGCGGTTATCGTTTTCGCGGTCGTGGTCCTGCCGCGAAAGCGGTCTGCGGCTTCGCGGAGGCGCTTCGCGGTCGCTTCGTCGACCTCGGCGGCGACGGCCTCGACCTTTTCGGGGTACATATAATAGCCCTGATACTCGTGCTCCTGCGGCGTGAAGCCGACGGCGAGTTCGCGGTATCTTCCGGCGAAAATATCCCCGTCGTCAAACGGCAGGAAAAACGCTTTCGCGAAAACGCGCAGGCAGGCGAGCTCGCGCGCGCCCTTCGGGCCGTTCCCGTGCTCGAGGAACGTATTTATAAACGAGATTATATACTCGGCGTGGTCTTTTGGAGTAAACATGGTATCGCCTCCGTTCACCTCGAATTATAGCGGGTATTTCACATTTGTCAATGCGTTTTTGAGAAATATCGAAAAAGAAAAACGCCCGGGAGACGGGCGTTTTTCATATTGCGGAGTTTTATTCGTTTCTGATTGCCTTGCGGTTTATTTTGCCGGTGACGGTTTTCGGGAGCGCGTCCATATAGCAGACGATGCGCGGATACTTATACGGCGCGGTCATCTTCTTGACGTAGGTCTGAAGCTCCTTCGTCAGCTCGTCGGTGCCTTCGTAGCCCTTGTGGAGCACGATGGACGCCTTGACGACCTGCCCGCGCAGCGGGTCGGGAGCGCCGGTGATGGCGCATTCCTTGACCGCGGGGTGCGAAAGCAGCACGCTCTCGATCTCGAAGGGGCCTATGCGGTAGCCGGAGCACTTGATCATATCGTCGTTGCGCCCGACGAACCAGATGTGGCCGTCCTCGTCCTTCCACGCGAGGTCGCCGGTGTGGTAGCGGCCGTTTTCATCGCAGTGGTCGATTATCTTTTCGCCGTCGTAGTAGCCGCAGAGCAGGCCGAAGGGGCTGTCCTTCTTCGCGTTGCGGACGACGAGTTCGCCGACGTCGCCGACGCCGCATTCAGAGCCGTCCTCGGCGCAGATGGCGAGATCGTAGACGGGGGAGGGCTTGCCGGTCGAGCCGTATTTCGGCTTGAACCATTGGAAATTCGCAATCAGCACGCTGCTCTCGGACTGGCCGAAGCCCTCGTGTATTTCGAGCCCTGTCTCTTCCTTGAATTCGGTGATTATCTCCGGCGCGAGCGGCTCGCCCGCGGTGCAGCAGTGCACGACTGAGGCGAAGTCCTCTTTTTTCAGGCCTTCGACTATGAGGAAGCGGTATATCGTGCCCGGCACGCATACGGTGGTCGGCTTGAAGGTGCGGATGACGTCGAGGAACTTCGCGGCGGAGAACTTGTTGCCCTGATCGTAGCCGAGCAGCGCGGTGCCGGAGATCCACTGGCCGTAGATCAGACCCCACGCGAACTTTGCCCAGCCGGAGTCGGCGTTCGTCAGGTGCAGACCGCCGTCGACGACCTGCTGCCAGTACTTCGCGGTCACGATGTGCCCGAGCGGGTAGCGGTAGTTATGCACGACCATCTTCGGCATTCCGGAGGTGCCGCTCGTGAAGTAGAGAAGCATCGGGTCGGTCAGCTTTATATCGGGGTTGACGGTATAGTCGGGCTTCGCGTTCGCGATGCCTTCGCGGTAGTCGATCCAGCCCTCGCGTTTGTTTCCGACGAGGAGCAGGTTCTCGACGGAGGGACACTGCGGCGCGGAGGCCTCGACCTGCTGTATTACCCAGTCGTCCTCGGCGGCGATGACCATCTTCGCGTGCGCGGAGTTGAAACGGTAGACGAGGTCCTTCGCGGCGAGCTGGTAGTTCGCGGGAATCAGCACAGCTCCGATACGGTGGAGCGCCACTGCGGTGATCCACATCTCCGGCCTGCGCCGGAGTATCGTGACGACCATGTCGCCCTTGCGGATGCCGAGCGAAACGAGGTAGGAGGCGGCTTTTTTGGAAAGCTCCGAGATCTCGCCGAAGGTGAATTCGCGGCTTTCGCCCTCGTCGTTGCACCAGACGAGCGCACGTCTGTCCGGCTCGGTGCGAGCCCATTCGTCGATGACGTGGGTCGCGAAATTAAAGTCCGGCGGGCAGTTTACGGCGTAGTTCGCCTTGAAATCCTCGTAGGAGTCGTATTCGATTCTGTTGATGAATTTTTCCAGCATAGCGATGCCTCCGAAAAGCAATAAAAAAATCCCGGCCAGTCAGCCGGGACGCGTCAGCGCGGTACCACCCGAATTCGTGCCGAAGCACGCACTCATCCGGAGCGAAAACTCCGTGCCATTTGGTAATGCGGCGGCGGTCCGCAGCGGAGACTAATGAGCGCGACGCGCCGTTCGATCCGCGGCTCCGAGGCTACTTCACCCGCTTCCGAACGCGGCGCTTCCACCGTCCGCCGCTCTCTATGCTCCGAAGGTGCGGGGTACTACTCCTCTTCACAGCCTTTGAATATGTGTGGATTTTAGCACAATAAAGGGGTGTTGTCAATAGTTTTTTGAAATAATCTTCCATTTTTCGCCGCCGTATGTTATAATTGTTCCGAAAGGTGGGAATGTTTGTGAGTCCGATAGGAATAATAATACTGTGCATCGTGGTGCTGCTTTTCATCGCCGCGTTCGCGACAATAAGAATGTTCAACAAGCTGACGATCAAAAAGATCGTTTCCGAGGGGAAATACGTCGACCTCGACGAAGCGTTCATCAGGCGCTACGAAGCGCTGCCCGAACTGCTTGAGCTCGTCGGCGGAGGCGAAGCCGTTGCTTCCGAGCGGCAGGCGGCGATCGACGCCAAGCGGGCGGAGGAGCGCGTGGAGCACGACAAGCTCATGGCCGCCGCGCTTTCGGAGCTGCTGGCTGAGAAGGCGGACGCGCTTTCTTCCGGCAGGGGAGCCGAACTGTGCGAAACGCTTTCCGCGCTGGAAAGCGAGATCGCGGATAAGTACGCGAAGTACAACGAGGCGACGGAGGAATACGAGAATCTGCGCAAAACGCCGATAATGAAACCGGTCGTCAAGTTCTTCTCGTTCGAGGAGAAGCCGCTCTTTTAATCTTCAAAAATGTATTGACAAATCGCGGCCGAGGCGGTATCATTTAATCAAGATAACCGATAATCGAAACGGAGGTAACAACGTGGTATTTGAAAAGCTCAGAGACATCATTTGCGACCAGCTCGATCTGGACCCCGAAAAAGTGACCGAAGATTCCCTCATAATTGAGGATCTCGGAGCCGACTCCCTCGACATCGTCGACATAGTCATGACGATCGAGGAAGAATTCAACGTCGAAGTGCCCGACGAAGTCATCGAACAGATCAGGACCGTCGGCGACGTGGTGAAACACATCGAAGCGAAGCAGTAATATAAAAACACGGCGAAAGGGAGCCCGCGAGAGCGGACTCCCTTTCTTTTTTTCAAGCCGCGCCGCCGGAGGAACAGGACGGCGCAACGTCGCGCATATGCGGACGTTCGGTTATTTCATACCGTTTTCGTAGGCCTGGATCATCTTCTTGACCATCTGGCCGCCGACGCTGCCCGCCTGGCGGGAGGTCAGATCGCCGTTGTAGCCCTGCTTGAGATTGACGCCCACTTCGTTAGCGGCTTCCATCTTGAAGCGGTTAAGAGCGTCCTTGGCCTGGGGAACCAGCGTTCCGTTTCTGCTCACAAATA is a window encoding:
- a CDS encoding pyruvate formate-lyase, whose product is MFTPKDHAEYIISFINTFLEHGNGPKGARELACLRVFAKAFFLPFDDGDIFAGRYRELAVGFTPQEHEYQGYYMYPEKVEAVAAEVDEATAKRLREAADRFRGRTTTAKTITAYPEKITSLLPPMADYEDAASLLYRIGGTFPDYEKLVTLGIPGLKAEISARAAKGGDADFFGSMLGALDLLAEIALSCAEAARKAGKDEMAASCEGIAAHAPENMHEALQLITLFAHISGNLDYGRLDDILAPFADGLDDEEIIRLLIGFYKLVVFRGWIWDGRVIVGGRARKREKAADRVALLAIEASRRYREVLPQLTLRFYDGQDPALLEKAFDNFADGYIYPMLYSDEVNVPAVEKSFGVSRETAEHYMPFGCGEYVLEHCSLGTPSGTINLLKVLEATLFGGRDIRRGKQILPKREFSDFETLFAAYSANVDLLMEALALQEKIEYDVTGEEASLLYLSMLYDDCVERGKPLLSGGVRWLGGTIESYGNINTADSLTAIKSVVYDRKLATLDELKAALAANFEGYEDLRRALLDCPKYGNDDDEADAMAVRVHEQVCASANAQAVKVGLHTYKVVVINNSMNTTMGVLTGASADGRGACEPMANGNNPTGGRDVSGVTAMLNSLVKLDPSIHAGAVQNMKFTTEMFNKYREKTKALLAAYFRRGQQAMLNVLNKGDLEDALVHPEKYPDLIVRVGGFAARFVELDPDVQREIVSRTLYGNDN
- a CDS encoding AMP-binding protein, whose amino-acid sequence is MLEKFINRIEYDSYEDFKANYAVNCPPDFNFATHVIDEWARTEPDRRALVWCNDEGESREFTFGEISELSKKAASYLVSLGIRKGDMVVTILRRRPEMWITAVALHRIGAVLIPANYQLAAKDLVYRFNSAHAKMVIAAEDDWVIQQVEASAPQCPSVENLLLVGNKREGWIDYREGIANAKPDYTVNPDIKLTDPMLLYFTSGTSGMPKMVVHNYRYPLGHIVTAKYWQQVVDGGLHLTNADSGWAKFAWGLIYGQWISGTALLGYDQGNKFSAAKFLDVIRTFKPTTVCVPGTIYRFLIVEGLKKEDFASVVHCCTAGEPLAPEIITEFKEETGLEIHEGFGQSESSVLIANFQWFKPKYGSTGKPSPVYDLAICAEDGSECGVGDVGELVVRNAKKDSPFGLLCGYYDGEKIIDHCDENGRYHTGDLAWKDEDGHIWFVGRNDDMIKCSGYRIGPFEIESVLLSHPAVKECAITGAPDPLRGQVVKASIVLHKGYEGTDELTKELQTYVKKMTAPYKYPRIVCYMDALPKTVTGKINRKAIRNE
- a CDS encoding LemA family protein yields the protein MSPIGIIILCIVVLLFIAAFATIRMFNKLTIKKIVSEGKYVDLDEAFIRRYEALPELLELVGGGEAVASERQAAIDAKRAEERVEHDKLMAAALSELLAEKADALSSGRGAELCETLSALESEIADKYAKYNEATEEYENLRKTPIMKPVVKFFSFEEKPLF
- the acpP gene encoding acyl carrier protein, which translates into the protein MVFEKLRDIICDQLDLDPEKVTEDSLIIEDLGADSLDIVDIVMTIEEEFNVEVPDEVIEQIRTVGDVVKHIEAKQ
- a CDS encoding alpha/beta-type small acid-soluble spore protein gives rise to the protein MSRNGTLVPQAKDALNRFKMEAANEVGVNLKQGYNGDLTSRQAGSVGGQMVKKMIQAYENGMK